From the Cryptomeria japonica chromosome 2, Sugi_1.0, whole genome shotgun sequence genome, one window contains:
- the LOC131027225 gene encoding blue copper protein, giving the protein MEALKAYRSWSFLSLFIVILFWVSSVHVEYAGARNISVGGSEGWRYGYNYSDWISKAGKIYVNDVLVFKYSIPTSSSLPHNVLLLKDKSSYKKCNVSGGIKLADPTQGIGEGFAFKLKKVTNYYFACGVGNGKHCDVGLMKFGIKPVVKKGC; this is encoded by the exons ATGGAGGCTTTGAAGGCTTACAGATCATGGAGTTTTCTCTCTTTATTCATAGTGATTCTTTTCTGGGTCTCTTCTGTGCATGTTGAGTATGCTGGTGCAAGAAACATCAGTGTGGGGGGAAGTGAAGGATGGCGTTATGGTTACAACTACAGTGACTGGATCTCAAAGGCAGGCAAAATTTATGTCAATGATGTGCTGG TGTTCAAGTACTCTATTCCAACATCAAGCTCGTTGCCACACAATGTGTTGCTGCTGAAGGACAAGTCAAGTTACAAGAAATGTAATGTTAGTGGTGGAATAAAATTGGCAGATCCCACTCAAGGAATTGGAGAGGGATTCGCTTTTAAATTAAAAAAGGTTACGAATTATTACTTTGCTTGTGGTGTAGGCAATGGAAAGCACTGTGATGTTgggctaatgaagtttggcattaAGCCAGTGGTTAAGAAAGGTTGTTGA